A window of Streptomyces armeniacus contains these coding sequences:
- a CDS encoding DUF3090 domain-containing protein, protein MSRQVFLYDPPDRFVAGTVGLPGRRTFFLQASATGRTTSVALEKAQVEALAERIDELLDEVVRRSGGNAPVPAVAPAEIEDTAPLESPVEEEFRVGTMALAWDGEGERMVVEAQALVELEADSDEDLADAEERLLQDDENGPPMLRVRISGAMARSFAKRAMEVVNAGRPPCPLCSLPLDPEGHVCPRQNGYRRSE, encoded by the coding sequence GTGTCACGTCAGGTGTTCCTCTACGACCCCCCGGACCGATTCGTGGCCGGTACGGTCGGGCTGCCTGGGCGCCGCACCTTCTTCCTGCAGGCTTCGGCGACCGGCCGGACCACCAGCGTCGCGCTGGAGAAGGCCCAGGTGGAGGCGCTGGCGGAACGTATCGACGAGCTCCTCGACGAGGTCGTACGCCGCTCCGGGGGCAACGCCCCCGTGCCCGCCGTGGCGCCCGCCGAGATCGAGGACACCGCGCCGCTGGAGTCGCCGGTGGAGGAGGAGTTCCGGGTCGGCACCATGGCCCTTGCCTGGGACGGCGAGGGCGAGCGCATGGTGGTCGAGGCCCAGGCGCTGGTCGAGCTCGAGGCCGACTCCGACGAGGACCTCGCGGACGCCGAGGAACGGCTGCTGCAGGACGACGAGAACGGCCCCCCGATGCTGCGCGTACGGATCAGCGGCGCCATGGCCCGTTCGTTCGCGAAGCGCGCCATGGAAGTCGTGAACGCCGGACGCCCGCCGTGCCCCCTGTGCAGCCTGCCGCTGGACCCGGAGGGTCACGTGTGCCCGCGCCAGAACGGGTACCGGCGCAGCGAATGA
- a CDS encoding histidine phosphatase family protein has protein sequence MPTLILVRHGRSTANTAGLLAGWTPGVALDELGLEQAAALPGRLAGVPLAALVSSPLQRCRETLAPLAEARPELPVQTDERIGECDYGDWSGRKLADLNDEPLMATVQQHPSAAVFPGGESMRAMQARAVDAVRDWNARVEAEHGADAVYLMCSHGDIVKAVVADALGMHLDLFQRIAVGPCSVTAIRYTPLRPFLVRLGETGELGSLAPPDEPSEAERDGAAETGTETGAGTGAGAAAGTAAESVAAVGGGT, from the coding sequence ATGCCCACGCTGATCCTCGTACGCCACGGCCGGTCCACCGCGAACACCGCGGGCCTGCTGGCCGGGTGGACACCCGGAGTGGCCCTGGACGAACTCGGCCTGGAGCAGGCCGCGGCGTTGCCCGGGCGGCTGGCCGGGGTGCCGCTCGCCGCCCTCGTGAGCAGCCCGCTGCAGCGCTGCCGGGAGACCCTGGCGCCGCTGGCCGAGGCGCGCCCGGAGCTGCCGGTGCAGACCGACGAGCGGATCGGCGAGTGCGACTACGGCGACTGGAGCGGCCGCAAGCTCGCCGACCTCAACGACGAGCCGCTGATGGCCACCGTGCAGCAGCACCCCTCCGCGGCGGTGTTCCCGGGCGGCGAGTCGATGCGCGCCATGCAGGCGCGCGCGGTGGACGCCGTACGGGACTGGAACGCCCGCGTCGAGGCGGAGCACGGCGCCGACGCCGTCTACCTCATGTGCTCGCACGGGGACATCGTCAAGGCGGTCGTCGCGGACGCGCTGGGCATGCATCTGGACCTCTTCCAGCGGATCGCGGTCGGCCCCTGTTCGGTCACCGCCATCCGCTACACCCCGCTGCGGCCGTTCCTGGTCCGGCTCGGCGAGACCGGCGAGCTCGGCTCGCTGGCGCCGCCGGACGAGCCGTCCGAGGCGGAGCGCGACGGAGCCGCGGAGACGGGCACGGAGACCGGCGCCGGGACGGGTGCCGGAGCGGCCGCCGGGACCGCCGCTGAGAGCGTTGCGGCGGTCGGTGGCGGCACGTGA
- a CDS encoding ferritin-like domain-containing protein, giving the protein MLSARSLFQEIIDNDESYRLFCSIAASGEAQGGWENGRIAALVPDSRRDLAPKITRHGADEDKHGRIFLGLLRKRGLEACEVPDEADYTALLERRGIGLAHHKLRRDEPLTDDDIIMYLAHSRVTEERAADQMAMLSKFFGDHPDIGKAMKMISNDEDNHLAYCHEELLRLAADGHGRTIQRVLRECALAEVAVYRDVSLAVMAHMGRVLQWPRAKSAVPAAGIRAVYAYERAGGWRRMTKLEMPGRRDALGGPATSAPGFA; this is encoded by the coding sequence ATGCTCTCGGCCCGAAGCCTGTTCCAGGAAATCATCGACAACGATGAGTCGTACCGGCTCTTCTGCTCCATCGCCGCCAGCGGGGAAGCCCAGGGCGGCTGGGAGAACGGCCGGATCGCCGCCCTCGTCCCCGACAGCCGGCGCGATCTCGCGCCGAAGATCACGCGGCACGGCGCGGACGAGGACAAGCACGGCCGGATCTTCCTGGGGCTGCTGCGCAAGCGCGGTCTCGAAGCGTGCGAAGTGCCCGACGAAGCCGACTACACCGCGCTGCTGGAACGGCGCGGCATCGGCCTCGCGCACCACAAGCTCCGCCGCGACGAGCCGCTCACCGACGACGACATCATCATGTACCTCGCGCACAGCCGGGTCACCGAGGAGCGCGCGGCGGACCAGATGGCCATGCTGAGCAAGTTCTTCGGGGACCACCCCGATATCGGCAAGGCGATGAAGATGATCTCGAACGACGAGGACAACCACCTGGCGTACTGCCACGAGGAACTCCTCCGGCTCGCCGCCGACGGGCACGGCCGCACCATCCAGCGGGTGCTGCGCGAGTGCGCGCTCGCGGAGGTGGCGGTCTACCGCGACGTGAGCCTCGCGGTGATGGCCCACATGGGACGCGTCCTGCAGTGGCCGCGCGCGAAGTCCGCCGTGCCGGCGGCGGGCATCCGGGCGGTGTACGCGTACGAACGGGCGGGCGGCTGGCGGCGGATGACCAAGCTGGAGATGCCGGGGCGGCGCGACGCGCTGGGCGGGCCCGCCACGTCGGCGCCGGGCTTCGCCTGA
- the corA gene encoding magnesium/cobalt transporter CorA, producing MPTVIVDCAIYRDGHRSERHQPADFAGALDEARAAGNAFLWIGLYEPTEDEFALVTSEFGLHPLAVEDALSAHQRPKLETYDDSLFLVLKPVLYDDATSTVSTGELMLFVGDSFVVTVRHGTTNPLSTVRERLERDPEVLQHGPTAVMYAVSDAVVDDYMDVAAELHVDLDELEEEVFTPEGADRKRIAERIYAFKRQVLEFRRSASPLAEPMTRLAGGGVPFVHSPSLPFFRDVSDHLTRANEQVEGLDRLLSDILSAYLAQMGVRQNDDMRKISAWAAMFAVPTMIAGVYGMNFDHMPELHWSWAYPAVVGLMAGACLVLFRFFKRRGWL from the coding sequence ATGCCAACCGTGATCGTCGACTGTGCCATCTACCGGGACGGGCACCGCAGCGAGCGGCACCAGCCCGCGGACTTCGCCGGCGCGCTCGACGAGGCGCGCGCGGCGGGGAACGCGTTCCTGTGGATCGGCCTGTACGAGCCGACGGAGGACGAGTTCGCGCTCGTCACCAGCGAGTTCGGGCTGCATCCGCTGGCGGTCGAGGACGCCCTGTCCGCGCACCAGCGGCCGAAGCTGGAGACGTACGACGACTCGCTGTTCCTCGTGCTCAAGCCGGTCCTGTACGACGACGCGACGAGCACGGTGTCCACCGGCGAGCTGATGCTGTTCGTGGGCGACTCGTTCGTGGTCACCGTCCGGCACGGCACCACCAACCCGCTGAGCACCGTACGCGAACGCCTCGAGCGGGACCCCGAAGTGCTCCAGCACGGCCCGACCGCCGTCATGTACGCGGTCAGCGACGCCGTCGTCGACGACTACATGGACGTCGCGGCCGAGCTCCACGTGGACCTCGACGAGCTCGAGGAGGAGGTCTTCACACCGGAGGGCGCGGACCGCAAGCGGATCGCGGAGCGCATCTACGCCTTCAAGCGCCAGGTGCTGGAGTTCCGCCGGTCGGCGAGTCCGCTGGCGGAGCCGATGACCCGGCTGGCCGGGGGCGGAGTGCCGTTCGTGCACAGCCCGTCGCTGCCGTTCTTCCGCGACGTGAGCGACCACCTGACCCGCGCGAACGAGCAAGTGGAGGGCCTCGACCGGCTGCTGTCGGACATCCTGTCCGCGTATCTGGCACAGATGGGCGTCCGGCAGAACGACGACATGCGCAAGATCTCGGCGTGGGCCGCGATGTTCGCCGTGCCCACCATGATCGCGGGCGTGTACGGCATGAACTTCGACCACATGCCGGAGCTGCACTGGTCGTGGGCGTACCCGGCCGTGGTCGGCCTGATGGCGGGGGCGTGCCTGGTGCTGTTCCGCTTCTTCAAGCGGCGCGGCTGGCTCTGA
- a CDS encoding LLM class F420-dependent oxidoreductase: MRLGINLGYWGAGMDADNLAVAREADRLGYAVCWAAEAYGSDAPTVLSWVAAHTERIDVGSGIFQIPARAPAMTAMTAATLDSLSGGRFRLGLGVSGPQVSEGWYGVKFDKPLARTREYVEIVRRAMTRERLAYEGEHWTLPLPDGPGKPIKLTVHPVREHIPLYIAAIGPKNLEQTGEIAEGALLVFFSPEHAEETTLGPVRAGRAKAGEKLDGFDICPTVPMAVGDDVDALADLFRPYTALYVGGMGSRKQNFYNKLAQRMGYEREAAEIQDKYLAGEKDAAAAAVPKELIDSTTLIGSVDRIADRMQAYAEAGVTTLSLAPAGFALEERLASLRAGVEALERAGLG; the protein is encoded by the coding sequence AACCTCGGCTACTGGGGCGCCGGGATGGACGCGGACAATCTCGCCGTCGCCCGCGAAGCCGACCGGCTCGGCTACGCGGTCTGCTGGGCCGCCGAGGCGTACGGCTCGGACGCCCCCACCGTGCTGTCCTGGGTGGCGGCCCACACGGAACGGATCGACGTCGGATCGGGCATCTTCCAGATCCCGGCGCGCGCGCCCGCGATGACCGCCATGACGGCCGCGACCCTCGACTCGCTCTCCGGCGGCCGGTTCCGGCTGGGCCTCGGGGTGTCGGGGCCGCAGGTCTCCGAGGGCTGGTACGGCGTGAAGTTCGACAAGCCGCTCGCGCGCACCCGCGAGTACGTCGAGATCGTCCGCAGGGCGATGACGCGGGAGCGCCTCGCGTACGAGGGTGAGCACTGGACGCTGCCGCTGCCCGACGGGCCCGGCAAGCCGATCAAGCTCACGGTGCACCCCGTACGCGAGCACATCCCGCTCTACATCGCCGCGATCGGCCCGAAGAACCTGGAGCAGACGGGCGAGATCGCCGAGGGCGCCCTGCTGGTCTTCTTCTCGCCCGAGCACGCCGAGGAGACCACGCTCGGGCCGGTGCGCGCGGGGCGCGCCAAGGCGGGGGAGAAGCTGGACGGCTTCGACATCTGCCCGACCGTCCCGATGGCCGTCGGCGACGACGTGGACGCGCTGGCCGACCTGTTCCGCCCGTACACCGCGCTGTACGTCGGCGGCATGGGCAGCCGGAAGCAGAACTTCTACAACAAGCTGGCGCAGCGCATGGGTTACGAGCGCGAGGCGGCGGAGATCCAGGACAAGTACCTGGCCGGAGAGAAGGACGCCGCCGCGGCCGCCGTACCCAAGGAGCTCATCGACTCCACCACCCTGATCGGCTCCGTCGACCGGATCGCGGACCGGATGCAGGCGTACGCGGAGGCCGGTGTGACGACGCTGTCCCTCGCGCCCGCCGGCTTCGCCCTGGAGGAGCGGCTCGCGTCGCTCAGGGCGGGCGTGGAGGCGCTGGAGCGGGCCGGGCTCGGCTGA